One genomic region from Mycobacterium basiliense encodes:
- a CDS encoding nitroreductase family deazaflavin-dependent oxidoreductase produces the protein MPLQGEYAPSPLDWSREQADKYSESGGTEGTEMKGKPVVLLTTVGAKTGKLRKTPLMRVEHDGEYAIVASLGGAPKNPVWYHNVVQNPRVELQDGTTTGDYQAREVFGDEKAIWWERAIAVWPDYVEYQKKTDRQIPVFVLTPAH, from the coding sequence ATGCCACTCCAAGGTGAATATGCGCCCAGCCCGCTCGACTGGTCCCGTGAACAGGCCGACAAATACTCGGAATCCGGGGGAACCGAGGGCACCGAGATGAAGGGCAAACCTGTCGTCCTGCTGACCACCGTCGGAGCCAAGACCGGCAAACTTCGCAAGACGCCGCTGATGCGGGTGGAGCATGACGGCGAATACGCGATCGTCGCCTCACTGGGGGGCGCCCCCAAAAACCCGGTTTGGTACCACAATGTCGTGCAGAACCCGCGAGTTGAGCTTCAAGATGGCACCACCACCGGCGATTACCAGGCCCGCGAGGTGTTCGGCGACGAGAAGGCCATTTGGTGGGAACGAGCCATCGCGGTGTGGCCCGACTACGTTGAATACCAGAAAAAGACCGACCGCCAGATTCCGGTGTTCGTGCTGACGCCCGCGCACTGA
- the ilvA gene encoding threonine ammonia-lyase, whose product MSAELSQSPRRAPLCAADIDDAAKRIASVITPTPLQLSDRLSAITGATVYLKREDLQVVRSYKLRGAYNLLVQLSEAELAAGVVCSSAGNHAQGFAFACRSLGVRGRVYVPAKTPKQKRDRIRYHGGEFIDLIVGGATYDLAAAAAREDVERTGATLVPPYDDLRTIAGQGTIAVELLAELGEEPDLVVVPVGGGGCIAGITTYLAERTTGSAVLGIEPAGAAAMMAALAAGEPVTLDHVDQFVDGAAVSRAGTQTYAALAAAGDMVSITTVDEGAVCTAMLDLYQNEGIIAEPAGALSVAGLLEADIAPGSTVVCLISGGNNDVSRYGEILERSLVHLGLKHYFLVDFPQEPGALRRFLDDVLGPNDDITLFEYVKRNNRDTGEALVGIELGSAADLDGLLARMRATEIHVEPLEPGSPAYRYLL is encoded by the coding sequence GTGTCCGCTGAACTGAGCCAGAGCCCACGCCGTGCACCGCTGTGTGCGGCTGATATCGACGATGCGGCGAAGCGGATTGCCTCGGTCATCACGCCCACCCCGCTGCAGCTCAGTGATCGGCTATCGGCGATCACTGGCGCGACCGTCTACCTCAAACGTGAAGATCTTCAGGTGGTGCGTTCGTACAAGCTGCGTGGGGCCTACAACCTGCTGGTGCAGCTGTCCGAAGCGGAGTTGGCCGCGGGCGTGGTGTGTTCGTCCGCGGGAAACCATGCTCAAGGTTTCGCTTTCGCCTGCCGATCACTGGGTGTTCGCGGTCGGGTCTATGTCCCGGCCAAGACACCCAAACAAAAGCGCGACCGAATTCGCTACCACGGTGGGGAATTCATCGATTTGATCGTGGGTGGGGCGACCTACGATCTGGCGGCAGCGGCGGCGCGTGAAGACGTCGAACGCACCGGCGCCACGCTGGTACCGCCGTACGATGACCTGCGCACCATCGCCGGTCAAGGCACCATTGCCGTCGAATTGCTGGCCGAACTCGGCGAGGAACCCGACCTGGTGGTAGTCCCCGTGGGAGGCGGTGGATGTATCGCCGGAATCACCACCTACCTGGCCGAACGGACCACCGGTTCGGCGGTGTTGGGCATCGAACCCGCCGGCGCCGCAGCAATGATGGCGGCGCTGGCCGCGGGTGAGCCGGTGACGCTGGACCACGTGGATCAGTTCGTCGACGGCGCCGCGGTAAGTCGGGCCGGGACGCAGACTTATGCCGCGTTGGCGGCCGCCGGCGATATGGTGTCGATCACCACCGTTGACGAGGGCGCGGTGTGCACCGCGATGCTCGACCTCTATCAAAACGAGGGCATCATCGCCGAGCCGGCGGGAGCGCTGTCGGTCGCGGGCTTGCTGGAGGCCGATATCGCGCCCGGGTCCACCGTGGTGTGCCTAATTTCGGGTGGCAACAACGACGTGTCCCGGTACGGCGAAATTCTGGAGCGTTCGCTGGTGCACCTGGGTCTCAAGCACTACTTCTTGGTGGACTTTCCGCAGGAACCCGGTGCCCTGCGCCGGTTTCTGGACGATGTGCTCGGTCCCAACGACGACATCACATTGTTCGAATACGTCAAGCGCAACAACCGGGACACCGGCGAGGCACTGGTCGGTATCGAGCTGGGATCGGCGGCAGACCTGGACGGCCTGCTGGCCCGGATGCGGGCGACGGAGATTCACGTCGAACCCCTCGAGCCTGGTTCGCCGGCCTACCGCTACCTCTTGTAG
- a CDS encoding pyridoxamine 5'-phosphate oxidase family protein, with translation MDATYRPTKRTTPTRYRERAHYDRPTVHRILDEALICHVGYVSDHGPVVLPTTHARHGETLYLHGSTGSGPMLAAKPAGLPICVTATLLDGLVLARSAMHHSLNYRSVVVLGTARLVVNRDEKLRAFDALLDHIRPGRAADCRMPNARELAATAVLALDLVEVSAKVRHGGPVDDPEDGLLPHWAGVVPLTLSAGTPEPADDLDPATQLPAYLR, from the coding sequence GTGGACGCCACATACCGCCCGACGAAACGCACGACCCCCACCCGCTACCGCGAGCGCGCGCACTACGACCGTCCGACCGTGCACCGCATCCTTGACGAAGCGTTGATCTGCCATGTCGGCTACGTCAGCGACCACGGACCGGTGGTCTTACCGACCACACACGCACGCCATGGCGAGACGCTGTACCTCCACGGCTCCACCGGCAGTGGCCCCATGCTCGCCGCCAAGCCCGCCGGCTTGCCCATCTGCGTCACCGCCACACTCCTCGACGGGCTGGTGCTGGCCCGCTCGGCCATGCACCATTCGCTGAACTACCGCTCGGTGGTCGTCCTGGGCACGGCACGCCTGGTCGTCAACCGCGACGAGAAGCTGCGGGCCTTCGATGCGCTGCTCGACCACATCCGGCCCGGACGCGCCGCCGACTGCAGGATGCCGAACGCGCGTGAGCTCGCCGCGACGGCAGTGCTCGCCCTGGATCTGGTGGAAGTGTCGGCCAAGGTGCGCCACGGTGGCCCGGTCGATGATCCAGAAGACGGATTGTTGCCGCATTGGGCCGGCGTGGTGCCACTGACCTTGTCGGCCGGAACGCCTGAACCGGCCGACGATCTCGACCCAGCCACTCAGCTGCCCGCCTATTTGCGCTAG
- a CDS encoding aminotransferase class I/II-fold pyridoxal phosphate-dependent enzyme encodes MSVQTRIAGTGAESIAASVEEAISQGGLAPGDALPPIRQVAAQLGVNANTVAAAYRLLRDRGAVETGGRRGTRVLDRPATTSRSTLGLGVPAGARDLSTGNPDAALLPLASAQLPASSVPPVLYGRPAMSARLVQYARATLTADGVPADHLAVTSGALDGIERALTAHLRPGDRVAVEDPGWANILDLFAALRLSAEPVGVDDDGPVVADMARALGRGAKAVVVTSRAQNPTGAALSADRAAQLRILLAARADDLLLVEDDHCAGIAGVSLHTLAGSTDHWAFIRSVSKAYGPDLRLALLAGDHRTVERVHGRQRLGPGWVSHLLQDLAVGLWSDDDATRLLHQAEERYTGTRVRLCAALAHRGVTAHGRSGLNVWIPVADETAAITRMLNTGWAAAPGSRYRIRTSPGIRITIADLAAHEIDPLADAVTDAVHGAGRPSV; translated from the coding sequence GTGTCAGTACAAACTAGGATAGCGGGTACGGGTGCCGAATCCATAGCCGCGAGCGTCGAAGAGGCGATTTCTCAAGGCGGCCTGGCGCCGGGTGACGCGCTACCGCCGATCCGCCAGGTCGCCGCCCAACTTGGCGTCAACGCCAATACCGTGGCGGCGGCCTACCGACTACTTCGAGATCGAGGGGCCGTCGAAACCGGGGGACGTCGCGGCACTCGGGTGCTGGACCGACCGGCAACCACGTCGCGGTCGACGCTTGGTCTTGGTGTGCCTGCGGGTGCGCGCGACTTGTCGACGGGCAATCCGGACGCCGCGCTACTACCGCTCGCCAGCGCCCAATTGCCGGCCAGTTCGGTTCCGCCCGTGCTGTACGGACGTCCGGCGATGTCAGCCCGGTTGGTCCAATACGCCCGCGCCACGCTGACCGCAGATGGCGTTCCGGCCGATCACCTCGCGGTGACCAGCGGCGCGTTGGACGGCATCGAGCGGGCGCTGACCGCGCACCTGCGGCCGGGAGACCGGGTTGCTGTCGAGGACCCCGGCTGGGCGAACATTCTTGATTTGTTTGCAGCACTACGACTTTCGGCTGAGCCGGTAGGTGTCGATGACGACGGTCCAGTGGTTGCCGACATGGCCCGCGCCCTGGGTCGGGGGGCTAAGGCGGTCGTTGTCACCAGCCGTGCCCAGAACCCAACCGGTGCGGCGCTGTCAGCGGATCGCGCCGCGCAATTGCGCATTCTCCTGGCCGCGCGGGCAGACGACCTCCTGCTTGTCGAGGACGACCACTGTGCCGGCATCGCCGGTGTTTCGCTGCACACCCTGGCCGGGTCGACGGATCACTGGGCATTCATCCGGTCGGTGTCGAAGGCCTACGGGCCCGATCTGCGCCTGGCGCTGCTGGCCGGAGATCACCGCACTGTCGAGCGGGTGCACGGACGCCAACGGCTCGGGCCGGGCTGGGTGAGTCACCTGCTGCAGGATCTCGCCGTCGGTTTGTGGTCCGACGACGATGCGACGCGCTTGCTGCACCAGGCCGAGGAGCGCTACACCGGCACCCGTGTCCGGCTGTGCGCCGCGTTGGCCCATCGCGGCGTTACCGCTCACGGCCGGTCCGGTCTCAATGTCTGGATTCCCGTGGCCGACGAAACCGCGGCGATCACCAGGATGCTCAACACGGGCTGGGCCGCAGCGCCGGGATCGCGGTACCGTATCCGCACATCGCCGGGAATTCGGATCACCATCGCCGATCTGGCGGCCCACGAGATCGATCCGCTTGCTGACGCCGTCACCGATGCGGTGCACGGTGCCGGACGACCCAGTGTGTAA
- the treZ gene encoding malto-oligosyltrehalose trehalohydrolase: protein MTEFRVWAPKPDSVRLDVDGALHEMTRSDDGWWHASIEAAPNARYGYLLDDDPKVLPDPRSPRQPDGVHARSQLWDATTATWTDGDWPGRPVNGAVIYELHLGTFTAAGTFDSALEKLDYLVDLGIDFVELMPVNSFAGTHGWGYDGVLWYSVHEPYGGPDGLVRFIDACHNRGLGVLIDAVFNHLGPSGNYLPRFAPYLSSARNPWGEGINIADADSDEVRRYIIGCALRWMRDFHADGLRLDAVHALVDTTAISILEELAAETDWLSKQVGRPLSLVAESDLNDPRLITPRDRGGYGITAQWDDDIHHAIHTAVSGERQGYYADFGANSDSMATLAQTLRHGFFHAGTYSSFRRRRHGRPLDTSVIPASRLLAYTCTHDQVGNRALGDRPSHHLTGGQLAIKAALVLTSPYTAMLFMGEEWAASTPFQFFSSHPEPELARATAAGRKAEFAEHGWDANDIPDPQDPLTFRRSKLDWTEQSAGEHAKLLGFYRALIALRHTEPDLADPWLDHLVVDYDEEPAWIAVQRGQFGIVCNLSSECTSVPIGGAVVLAWDEPTASDTSTELPGHSVAILRCG from the coding sequence ATGACGGAATTCCGGGTCTGGGCGCCCAAACCCGACTCGGTGAGGCTCGACGTCGACGGCGCACTGCACGAGATGACCCGGTCCGACGACGGTTGGTGGCACGCGAGCATCGAGGCGGCGCCCAACGCCCGATATGGATACCTGCTCGACGACGATCCCAAGGTGCTGCCCGACCCGCGGTCACCGCGTCAACCCGACGGAGTGCACGCCCGCTCGCAGTTGTGGGACGCCACCACTGCGACCTGGACTGACGGGGACTGGCCGGGGCGACCGGTCAACGGCGCGGTGATCTATGAGCTGCATCTCGGAACTTTCACTGCGGCAGGCACATTCGATTCCGCGCTGGAAAAGCTGGATTACCTGGTTGACCTCGGCATCGACTTCGTCGAGTTGATGCCGGTCAATTCCTTTGCCGGAACTCACGGGTGGGGATACGACGGCGTGCTGTGGTACAGCGTGCACGAGCCCTACGGAGGCCCCGACGGACTGGTCAGGTTCATCGACGCATGCCACAACCGCGGCCTGGGTGTGCTGATCGACGCGGTGTTCAACCATCTCGGGCCATCGGGCAACTACCTGCCGCGTTTCGCTCCGTACCTATCGTCGGCACGTAATCCTTGGGGAGAGGGCATCAACATCGCCGATGCCGATTCCGACGAGGTGCGCCGCTACATCATCGGGTGCGCGCTGCGGTGGATGCGTGACTTTCACGCCGACGGCCTGCGGCTCGACGCCGTGCACGCGCTGGTGGATACCACCGCGATCTCCATTCTCGAGGAACTCGCCGCTGAAACCGACTGGCTGTCCAAGCAGGTGGGCCGTCCGCTCTCGCTGGTCGCCGAAAGTGACCTCAACGATCCTCGGCTGATCACGCCACGCGACCGTGGCGGTTACGGGATCACCGCGCAATGGGACGACGATATCCACCACGCCATCCACACCGCGGTCTCCGGTGAACGGCAGGGCTATTATGCGGACTTCGGCGCCAATTCTGATTCGATGGCCACGCTGGCGCAGACGCTGCGCCATGGCTTCTTCCACGCCGGCACCTACTCGTCCTTTCGACGGCGCCGCCACGGCCGTCCACTAGACACCTCGGTGATCCCGGCCAGCAGACTGCTCGCCTACACATGTACGCATGATCAGGTCGGCAACCGCGCGCTTGGGGACCGCCCCTCCCACCATCTGACCGGCGGCCAGTTGGCGATCAAGGCCGCGCTGGTACTCACTTCTCCCTACACTGCAATGCTTTTCATGGGTGAGGAATGGGCGGCGTCCACCCCGTTCCAATTTTTTAGCTCCCATCCCGAACCGGAGCTGGCCCGCGCGACGGCAGCGGGACGCAAGGCGGAGTTCGCCGAACACGGGTGGGACGCCAACGATATTCCCGACCCGCAGGACCCGCTGACGTTTCGGCGTTCCAAGCTGGACTGGACCGAGCAGAGCGCAGGTGAACACGCCAAACTGCTCGGCTTTTATCGCGCTCTGATCGCGCTGCGGCATACCGAGCCGGATCTCGCCGATCCCTGGCTCGACCACCTGGTCGTCGACTACGACGAGGAACCGGCCTGGATTGCTGTGCAGCGCGGTCAGTTCGGCATCGTCTGCAATCTGAGCAGCGAATGCACAAGTGTGCCAATCGGAGGTGCGGTGGTGCTGGCGTGGGATGAGCCGACGGCCAGCGACACCAGCACCGAACTACCGGGGCACTCGGTGGCGATACTGCGCTGTGGATAG